From a single Mesorhizobium shangrilense genomic region:
- a CDS encoding MBL fold metallo-hydrolase, which yields MFSMTRRTLLGSAAAAAAFGLAGTLEFTRPAFAQTPVEPTVGFYKYKVGDIEITAIYDGIWRKPHDPAFFANASVDDTKAALAKAGLTTDFMPIPLTVVVLKMNGKLIMMDAGSGVGQWQTNATHLPANMAAAGIDYKAIDTIMISHFHPDHVWGLMEKGTSAPVFPNAELIVNAAEYNWWTDPSRLAKLPEGRKPAGKRIADNFPKWKNWKLVEDGAEVAPGIQIIAAPGHTPGHSVYLANSGKEQIMISADTMYVPALLAPHPEWQGSYDQDGPTAIATRHKIIDRVISDNIRISGSHFPFPGTGTFVKDGNAYGFTPVEI from the coding sequence ATGTTCAGCATGACACGTCGCACATTGCTGGGTTCCGCCGCCGCTGCTGCCGCTTTCGGCCTTGCCGGCACGCTGGAATTCACCCGACCCGCCTTCGCCCAAACGCCGGTGGAACCCACGGTCGGCTTCTACAAATACAAGGTCGGCGATATCGAGATCACCGCCATCTATGACGGCATCTGGCGCAAGCCGCACGACCCGGCTTTCTTCGCCAACGCTTCGGTCGACGACACCAAGGCTGCGCTGGCCAAGGCGGGCCTGACCACCGACTTCATGCCCATCCCGCTCACCGTCGTCGTGCTCAAGATGAACGGCAAGCTGATCATGATGGATGCCGGCTCGGGCGTTGGCCAGTGGCAGACCAACGCCACCCACCTGCCGGCCAACATGGCCGCCGCCGGCATCGACTACAAGGCGATCGACACCATCATGATCTCGCATTTCCACCCCGACCATGTCTGGGGCCTGATGGAAAAGGGCACCAGCGCGCCGGTGTTCCCCAATGCCGAGCTGATCGTCAATGCCGCCGAGTACAATTGGTGGACCGACCCCAGCCGGCTCGCAAAACTGCCCGAGGGACGCAAGCCGGCGGGCAAGCGCATCGCCGACAACTTTCCAAAGTGGAAGAACTGGAAGCTGGTCGAGGACGGCGCCGAGGTGGCGCCGGGCATCCAGATCATCGCCGCCCCCGGCCACACGCCGGGACATTCGGTGTACCTCGCCAACTCCGGCAAGGAGCAGATCATGATCTCGGCCGACACGATGTATGTGCCGGCGCTGTTGGCGCCGCATCCGGAATGGCAAGGCAGCTACGACCAGGACGGGCCAACGGCCATCGCCACGCGCCACAAGATCATCGACCGGGTGATATCAGACAATATCCGTATTTCCGGTTCGCACTTCCCATTCCCGGGCACTGGCACCTTCGTCAAGGACGGCAATGCCTACGGCTTCACGCCGGTTGAAATTTGA
- a CDS encoding tetratricopeptide repeat protein, giving the protein MPAYAVDDIEGGDAPDLTAVKAKIDAKDYRGALAQLRDLAQDNQQADVYNLLGFTLRKTGDYKTALTYYSKALELKPDHKAAREYLGELYVETGDMPKANEQLASLQKLCPAGCEELADLQKAIDTKVTK; this is encoded by the coding sequence ATGCCGGCCTATGCGGTCGACGACATCGAGGGCGGCGACGCGCCCGACCTCACCGCCGTGAAGGCCAAGATCGACGCCAAGGATTATCGGGGCGCGCTGGCCCAATTGCGCGACCTGGCGCAGGACAACCAGCAAGCCGACGTCTACAATCTGCTCGGCTTCACGCTGCGCAAGACCGGCGACTACAAGACCGCGCTGACCTACTACAGCAAGGCGCTGGAGCTGAAACCCGACCACAAGGCCGCCCGGGAATATCTGGGCGAGCTCTATGTCGAGACCGGCGACATGCCCAAGGCCAACGAGCAGCTGGCATCGCTGCAGAAACTCTGCCCCGCCGGCTGCGAGGAACTGGCAGACCTGCAGAAGGCCATCGACACCAAGGTGACGAAGTAG
- a CDS encoding DoxX family protein, translated as MTPTELTTKLQALATKSHVKDITLLAGRLLLSLLFLHEGVTLTTHFDAAAKAMATQGVGLPLFIATIALQLGAGLSIGLGLLTRLGAIGLGLFCLATATLFHTNFASQNELLHFEKDLAIAGGMFVLAVAGAGKVSLDGVAAGYVRQQRHGKEMVGALMAADRHQGETSLPI; from the coding sequence ATGACACCCACCGAACTCACCACAAAACTGCAAGCCCTCGCCACCAAATCGCACGTCAAGGACATCACCCTGCTGGCCGGCCGCCTGCTGCTTTCCCTGCTGTTCCTGCATGAAGGCGTGACGCTCACCACCCATTTCGACGCCGCCGCCAAGGCCATGGCCACCCAGGGCGTCGGCCTGCCGCTGTTCATCGCCACCATCGCGCTGCAGCTGGGGGCAGGGCTCTCCATCGGCCTCGGCCTGCTGACCCGCCTCGGTGCCATTGGGCTCGGCCTGTTCTGCCTGGCAACGGCAACCCTCTTCCACACCAACTTCGCCAGCCAGAACGAACTGCTGCATTTCGAAAAGGATCTGGCGATTGCAGGCGGGATGTTCGTGCTGGCGGTTGCAGGGGCGGGGAAGGTTTCGCTGGATGGGGTGGCGGCGGGGTATGTGAGGCAGCAGCGGCACGGCAAGGAGATGGTTGGCGCGC